In one window of Microbacterium sp. PM5 DNA:
- the clpS gene encoding ATP-dependent Clp protease adapter ClpS: protein MTIPLEDARLEERSEVTGPWQTVVWNDPVNLMSYVVHVFRTYFGYTREHAERLMLLVHHEGHAVVAEGAREQMELHVQAMHDYGLWATVRKADT, encoded by the coding sequence ATGACGATTCCCCTCGAGGATGCCCGCCTGGAGGAGCGCTCGGAGGTGACCGGTCCCTGGCAGACGGTGGTCTGGAACGATCCGGTCAACTTGATGAGCTACGTCGTCCATGTCTTCCGCACCTACTTCGGTTACACCCGCGAGCATGCCGAGCGTCTGATGCTGCTGGTGCACCACGAGGGCCACGCGGTCGTCGCCGAAGGCGCACGTGAGCAGATGGAGCTCCACGTCCAGGCGATGCACGACTACGGCCTCTGGGCGACCGTCAGGAAGGCCGACACATGA
- a CDS encoding metallopeptidase family protein: MIEMDADAFEALVSDELDLLPERMLVGLDNVVFVVEDRPEDGSLDLLGLYDGLALTERDRYGTGELPDRIILYREPHLHACGSIAELRDEVHTTLVHEIAHFYGIDDERLHELGWA, encoded by the coding sequence ATGATCGAGATGGACGCCGACGCGTTCGAAGCTCTCGTCTCCGACGAACTCGATCTGCTGCCCGAGCGCATGCTCGTCGGACTCGACAACGTCGTCTTCGTCGTCGAGGACCGGCCCGAGGACGGTTCCCTCGACCTGCTGGGTCTCTACGACGGTCTGGCGTTGACAGAGCGCGACCGTTACGGCACCGGGGAGCTGCCCGACCGGATCATCCTCTACCGTGAGCCGCATCTGCACGCCTGCGGATCGATCGCGGAGCTCCGGGACGAAGTGCACACCACACTGGTGCACGAGATCGCGCACTTCTACGGGATCGACGACGAGCGCCTGCACGAGTTGGGTTGGGCATGA
- the orn gene encoding oligoribonuclease, producing the protein MVNAAENDRLVWIDCEMTGLDLDVDELVEIAIVVTDFELSVLDPGFQVVIKPDASALAHMNDFVTRMHETSGLLAEIPDGISLAEAEFEALEYIQRFAPEGKAPLAGNTIGTDRMFLAKYMPRVDRWLHYRSVDVSSIKELSRRWYPRAYFNAPAKDGGHRALADILESIRELAYYRQAVFVPEPGPSSDQARDAAAAVVSSYASGV; encoded by the coding sequence ATGGTGAATGCCGCGGAGAACGATCGTCTCGTCTGGATCGATTGCGAGATGACCGGTCTCGACCTCGACGTCGACGAACTCGTCGAGATCGCGATCGTGGTCACCGACTTCGAGCTCAGCGTCCTCGACCCCGGCTTCCAGGTGGTGATCAAACCCGACGCCTCGGCGCTGGCGCACATGAACGATTTCGTCACGCGTATGCACGAGACCTCCGGGCTCCTCGCTGAGATCCCGGACGGTATCAGCCTGGCCGAGGCGGAGTTCGAAGCTCTCGAGTACATCCAGAGGTTCGCTCCCGAGGGCAAGGCGCCGCTTGCGGGAAACACGATCGGCACCGACCGGATGTTCCTTGCAAAGTACATGCCGCGTGTCGACCGCTGGCTCCATTACCGCAGCGTCGACGTCTCCAGCATCAAAGAGCTGTCTCGTCGCTGGTACCCGCGCGCGTACTTCAACGCGCCAGCGAAGGACGGTGGCCACCGGGCACTGGCCGACATCCTCGAGTCGATTCGTGAGCTGGCGTACTACCGGCAGGCCGTCTTCGTTCCGGAGCCGGGGCCCTCCAGCGACCAGGCACGCGACGCGGCGGCCGCCGTCGTGTCGTCGTATGCCTCCGGTGTGTAA
- a CDS encoding methionine synthase, producing the protein MTGDGTVHQAPLLPVTTVGSLPKPAWLAEPEVLWSPWQLHGDVLADGKRDALRAVVHEQQRRGVDIITDGEQTRQHFVTTFIEHLDGVDFDNRETVRIRNRYDASVPTVVGAVGRRASVFVEDAAFLRGQTDLPIKWALPGPMTMIDTLADRHYGSREKLAWEFATILNEEARELEAAGVDIIQFDEPAFNVFFDELKDWGIAALERAAEGLRVETAVHICYGYGIKANTDWKATLGSEWRQYEESFPLLQRSRIDIVSLESQHSNVPIELIELIRGKKVMLGALDVASAHVETPEEVAAVLRRALPFVDADKLIPSSNCGMAPLSREVAFGKLSALSAGAALVRAELAGADS; encoded by the coding sequence ATGACCGGCGACGGCACCGTCCATCAGGCTCCTCTGCTGCCGGTGACGACGGTCGGCAGCCTCCCCAAGCCCGCCTGGCTCGCCGAGCCCGAGGTGCTCTGGTCGCCGTGGCAGCTGCACGGCGACGTGCTCGCCGATGGCAAACGCGACGCGCTGCGCGCCGTGGTGCACGAGCAGCAGCGGCGCGGCGTCGACATCATCACCGATGGCGAACAGACCCGTCAGCACTTCGTCACGACCTTCATCGAGCACCTCGACGGCGTCGACTTCGACAACCGCGAGACGGTGCGCATCCGCAACCGCTACGACGCCAGCGTGCCGACGGTGGTCGGCGCGGTCGGTCGTCGCGCGTCCGTCTTCGTCGAGGATGCCGCGTTCTTGCGCGGGCAGACCGACCTGCCCATCAAATGGGCTCTGCCAGGACCGATGACGATGATCGACACGTTGGCGGATCGGCACTATGGCAGCCGTGAAAAGCTCGCGTGGGAGTTCGCGACGATCCTCAATGAGGAGGCTCGCGAACTCGAAGCCGCCGGAGTGGACATCATCCAGTTCGACGAGCCGGCGTTCAACGTCTTCTTCGACGAGTTGAAGGACTGGGGAATCGCTGCGCTCGAACGCGCCGCGGAGGGCCTGCGCGTCGAGACCGCGGTGCACATCTGCTACGGGTACGGCATCAAGGCGAACACCGACTGGAAGGCGACACTCGGATCCGAGTGGCGTCAGTACGAGGAGTCCTTCCCTCTTCTGCAGCGCTCGCGTATCGATATCGTCTCGCTGGAGAGCCAGCACTCGAATGTGCCGATCGAGCTCATCGAACTCATCCGCGGCAAGAAGGTCATGCTCGGCGCCCTCGACGTGGCCAGCGCGCACGTCGAGACCCCGGAAGAGGTCGCGGCGGTGCTGCGGCGGGCGTTGCCGTTCGTCGACGCCGACAAGCTGATTCCGAGTTCGAACTGCGGGATGGCCCCGCTGTCACGGGAGGTCGCATTCGGCAAACTGAGCGCACTGTCCGCCGGAGCAGCACTCGTGCGCGCCGAGCTGGCAGGCGCGGACTCGTGA
- a CDS encoding putative oxygenase MesX, with product MANDIAFSITTTRFDEDYAPAAHSRVTTNFANLARGAGRRQNLRNALAMIDRRFNELAAGDDQGAERYRVELDIVTVQLQFDDTAEAERFPIIEVLDVGILDHRTGERHRGIVGNNFSSYLRDYDFSVVLPAATAAAGTFTVPEDFGILHGELFQRFLASDAYRQRFAGSPVICISVSTSRTYRRTGLVHPVLGTEYVQDAFSLTDDYFARMGLQVRYFMPRGSVAPLAFYFRGDLLNDFSDLQLIGTIATMETFQKIYRPEVYNTLTPAGEVYRPTLDHVDFVRTEIDYDREERSQLAVTQGRYAEEYFVKPHLQTLEQWIAGVAEPVA from the coding sequence ATGGCGAACGACATCGCTTTCAGCATCACGACCACTCGTTTCGACGAGGACTACGCACCCGCCGCACATTCGCGTGTGACGACGAACTTCGCGAATCTGGCGCGTGGCGCCGGGCGCCGCCAGAACCTCCGCAACGCGCTCGCGATGATCGACCGTCGGTTCAACGAGCTCGCCGCCGGCGACGATCAGGGCGCCGAGCGCTATCGGGTCGAACTCGACATCGTCACGGTGCAGCTGCAATTCGACGACACGGCCGAGGCCGAGCGCTTCCCCATCATCGAGGTTCTCGACGTCGGCATCCTCGATCACCGCACGGGTGAGCGCCACCGCGGCATCGTCGGGAACAACTTCTCCTCATATCTGCGCGACTACGATTTCAGCGTCGTGCTGCCGGCAGCGACAGCTGCCGCGGGGACGTTCACCGTTCCGGAGGATTTCGGCATCCTGCACGGTGAGCTCTTCCAACGGTTCCTGGCGTCGGATGCCTACCGGCAGCGCTTCGCGGGCTCCCCGGTGATCTGCATCAGCGTGTCGACAAGCCGCACGTACCGCCGCACGGGCCTCGTGCACCCGGTACTCGGCACCGAGTACGTTCAGGATGCCTTCTCTCTCACCGACGATTACTTCGCCCGGATGGGTCTGCAGGTGCGCTACTTCATGCCGCGCGGCTCCGTCGCACCACTGGCGTTCTACTTCCGCGGCGACCTGCTGAACGACTTCTCCGATCTGCAACTGATCGGCACGATCGCGACGATGGAGACGTTCCAGAAGATCTATCGTCCCGAGGTGTACAACACACTCACCCCCGCCGGCGAGGTCTACCGTCCCACCCTGGACCATGTCGACTTCGTCCGCACCGAGATCGACTACGACCGTGAGGAGCGCAGCCAGCTGGCCGTCACCCAGGGCCGCTACGCCGAGGAGTACTTCGTGAAGCCCCACCTCCAGACCCTGGAACAGTGGATCGCCGGCGTGGCGGAGCCCGTCGCATGA
- a CDS encoding LysR family transcriptional regulator yields MSRPPMGITLQQLQYFIEVAAEGSISAAADLLFVSQPTMSAAMRDLEKKIGRDLLLRSARGVSLTTDGIEFLGYARQVVEQAALLEQRYLGTAPSRRLLGVSTQHYSFAVDAFVRMVRATDAAEYEFSLRETRTFDIIEDVRTLRSELGILFRNEFNRNVIGKLLRDSGLAFHTLFVAAPHVFVSRRNPLSLQRSVSLEDLSSLPRLTFDQGANNSFYFAEEILSTLSSSREIRVSDRATIFNLMIGLNGYTISTGIISDDLDPEIVAVALDVDEQIEIGWIGRTAVPLTDQAQRYLTELRQVVAGFGVSLVG; encoded by the coding sequence ATGTCTCGACCCCCGATGGGAATCACGCTGCAACAGCTCCAGTACTTCATCGAGGTCGCTGCGGAGGGGTCGATCAGTGCGGCGGCCGACCTGCTGTTCGTGTCGCAGCCGACGATGTCCGCTGCGATGCGCGACCTCGAGAAGAAGATCGGACGCGACCTGCTGCTGCGATCCGCGCGCGGAGTGAGCCTGACCACCGACGGCATCGAGTTCCTCGGATACGCCCGCCAGGTCGTCGAGCAGGCTGCACTGCTCGAACAGCGCTACCTCGGCACTGCTCCCTCGCGGCGCCTGCTGGGCGTCTCCACCCAGCACTACTCCTTCGCCGTCGACGCGTTCGTCCGCATGGTCAGAGCAACTGATGCCGCCGAGTACGAGTTCTCGCTGCGGGAGACGCGCACCTTCGACATCATCGAGGATGTGCGCACGCTGCGCAGCGAACTCGGCATCCTGTTTCGCAATGAGTTCAACCGCAACGTCATCGGAAAGCTCCTGCGCGACTCGGGGCTGGCATTTCACACGCTCTTCGTCGCCGCACCCCACGTCTTCGTCTCGCGCCGAAACCCGCTCTCGCTGCAGCGGAGCGTGAGTCTCGAAGACCTCTCATCGTTGCCTCGACTCACGTTCGATCAGGGTGCGAACAACTCGTTCTACTTCGCCGAAGAGATCCTGTCGACGCTGTCGAGCTCGCGCGAGATCCGCGTCTCGGATCGCGCCACGATCTTCAACCTGATGATCGGCTTGAACGGTTACACCATCTCGACGGGCATCATCAGCGACGACCTCGATCCCGAGATCGTGGCCGTTGCGCTCGACGTCGACGAGCAGATCGAGATCGGATGGATCGGGCGCACGGCGGTGCCGTTGACCGACCAGGCCCAGCGCTACCTCACCGAACTGCGCCAGGTGGTGGCCGGCTTCGGAGTGTCGCTCGTCGGATGA
- a CDS encoding PLP-dependent aminotransferase family protein, with the protein MDSRIGARTFAGMLGGWRTREPAYEALADSIRILCLDNRIAAHTALPAERELAAALSVSRTTVAAAYRSLRDTGHIASLRGSGSVTTARPSRDIGGAAATTGAIDLQQASPAAWPGLAGIIAEAAADAARIVARSGYDIRGAIELREAIADRYSARGIPTDPSQIVVTTGAQSAIHLLSTVLVGRGDRVVIETPTYPHAAEAIRAAGARLVAVPVTIGGGWDLDRAAQVFTRTQPRMAYLMPRFQNPTGRSMTDEEEAAFAHAARASRSTLVIDETTADLTIDVPAASPAFGHDAVVRVGSLGKIVWGGLRIGWIRADGELAQRIVAARPARELGTPDFEQAVAARLFSHLPEILTQRSLLLRSGRDALVDALTRRLPEWKIPQVHGGVALWVELDAPLSTGLVLAARAHGVSLSSGSRFGVDGTHDRHLRLPFTAPPEELRRAVDTLADAWPAVRAAAPVHGGEILDAVV; encoded by the coding sequence ATGGACTCGAGGATCGGGGCACGGACGTTCGCCGGGATGCTGGGCGGGTGGCGCACGCGGGAGCCGGCGTATGAGGCCCTCGCCGACAGCATCCGCATCCTGTGCCTCGACAACCGCATCGCCGCGCACACCGCTCTTCCCGCCGAACGTGAACTCGCCGCTGCACTCTCGGTGAGCCGAACGACGGTCGCTGCGGCATATCGCAGCCTGCGCGACACCGGTCATATCGCAAGCCTTCGCGGATCGGGAAGCGTGACGACGGCGCGGCCGAGCCGTGACATCGGAGGCGCAGCGGCCACGACCGGCGCCATCGATTTGCAACAGGCCAGTCCCGCCGCGTGGCCGGGGCTCGCCGGCATCATCGCGGAGGCCGCGGCGGATGCCGCACGCATCGTCGCTCGGTCGGGCTATGACATCCGGGGCGCCATCGAACTCCGAGAAGCGATTGCAGACCGATACAGCGCACGCGGCATCCCGACCGACCCGAGCCAGATCGTCGTGACGACAGGTGCGCAGTCGGCGATCCACCTGCTGTCGACCGTTCTCGTCGGTCGTGGGGATCGGGTGGTCATCGAGACGCCGACGTACCCCCATGCGGCCGAGGCGATTCGTGCCGCCGGCGCGCGACTGGTAGCTGTGCCGGTCACGATCGGCGGAGGCTGGGACCTCGATCGCGCGGCTCAAGTGTTCACACGAACGCAGCCACGGATGGCCTATCTGATGCCACGCTTCCAGAACCCGACGGGCCGCTCGATGACGGACGAGGAAGAGGCAGCCTTCGCACACGCTGCCCGCGCCTCGCGCTCCACTCTCGTCATCGACGAGACGACCGCCGATCTGACCATCGACGTTCCCGCCGCATCACCGGCGTTCGGCCACGATGCCGTGGTGCGCGTCGGCTCGCTCGGCAAGATCGTCTGGGGTGGTCTGCGCATCGGGTGGATCCGCGCGGACGGGGAACTCGCGCAGCGAATCGTCGCGGCGCGCCCCGCCAGGGAACTGGGCACACCGGATTTCGAGCAGGCGGTCGCCGCTCGTCTCTTCAGCCACCTGCCGGAGATTCTCACGCAGCGTTCTCTGCTGCTCAGATCGGGCCGCGACGCTCTCGTCGATGCGCTCACCCGCCGCCTGCCGGAGTGGAAGATCCCGCAGGTGCACGGCGGCGTGGCGCTCTGGGTGGAGCTGGATGCGCCTCTGAGCACGGGGCTCGTCCTCGCAGCCCGCGCCCATGGCGTTTCTCTCTCGTCCGGGTCGCGATTCGGGGTCGACGGGACGCACGACCGTCATCTGCGCCTGCCTTTCACGGCACCACCCGAGGAGCTTCGACGCGCCGTCGACACGCTCGCCGACGCGTGGCCCGCGGTGCGAGCCGCCGCGCCCGTGCACGGCGGCGAGATCCTCGACGCGGTGGTGTGA